The Sulfitobacter sp. SK011 genome contains the following window.
AGCTCTACGTGAAAGGGTCCGCAATTTGAAAGGACTCCGCTATCCCAGATCTGCTTTAGGTATGGGGTAAAATCCTCGAGCGGTGGCAGAAACGGCTTGGTGACGAAAATATCATCGCTCATGTCAAAATCCTACTTTCCAAAGTTTACCAAGTACCGGCCTCATATTACCAAGTACTGGCTCCATAATGTAGATTGCTCTCTGGATAGTGTACATGGACTTTGTACGTGCCTACTAAGTCAATTTTGTATTGGTCAGCCATTGGCTTGATTAAGCGATGCACATGTTCGATCCAATCTGCGCTAAATTCTGTTGCAGATATTACTTTTCATCGGTTTTTCAGATAGCGCTTGATCGCGCGCCTCCAGTTTTTCATCACGGTCTTGAAAGGCATATCAGTCAATTTTGCCTCCGCGAGCGGCAGAACACCGAGTTCATTGTAGAATCGAAGCATTGATTTGATCGACGCTCGAAATGCTGCTCTATCAGAGTTCTCATCGTGGAACGCTGCCATGTGAAAATGTGTAATCGCTGTCAAAAGCAATTTGCGCTCGCGGCTCTGCATTGAAAGTAGACCGTTTGCGTGAATTCGATAATTTGCTGGTGGCATATCCGGCAGAAAACGACCCCCACCATGATATCCCAGTATTCCCCAAACCGTTAGATCTCCGATGGTAGAGGTGCTCACAAATAGAGACGGCGAGCCGTCACGAAAAACGTTTCTGAAGCAAGCTGTAAGCGTGTTGATCGAAGGGGCATTTTTTAGATCGGATGGTGTTAAGTCATGTTCAGCACCCGCTCTGTATTGCGAAATCACCCCAGTTTCAGTAATTGCCCGAACGCGGCCATACGTCAATGCGATGTCTGGCTCTGCTTCAAGGATGGCCACCTGACGTGCAAGTTTCTCTGGGTCACTCCAGAAATCGTCACCGTCACAAAATGCGATGTAGTCACCGCGAGCAGCTGGCATAACATATGCGTAATAAGGATTCACGCCTTTCGAAAATTGGTTTTCTGTTTGTAGAATTAGGCGAAAAATAGTTGGATAAAGTTTTGCATATTTTCGCAAAATGCTTGCTGTGTCATCTGTCGATGCGTCGTCATGGA
Protein-coding sequences here:
- a CDS encoding glycosyltransferase, which translates into the protein MTLALRDKEFTDSEAVTLSICSITFNHSLFIEECLEGFLDQICDFRVEIVIHDDASTDDTASILRKYAKLYPTIFRLILQTENQFSKGVNPYYAYVMPAARGDYIAFCDGDDFWSDPEKLARQVAILEAEPDIALTYGRVRAITETGVISQYRAGAEHDLTPSDLKNAPSINTLTACFRNVFRDGSPSLFVSTSTIGDLTVWGILGYHGGGRFLPDMPPANYRIHANGLLSMQSRERKLLLTAITHFHMAAFHDENSDRAAFRASIKSMLRFYNELGVLPLAEAKLTDMPFKTVMKNWRRAIKRYLKNR